One Penaeus monodon isolate SGIC_2016 chromosome 34, NSTDA_Pmon_1, whole genome shotgun sequence DNA segment encodes these proteins:
- the LOC119594824 gene encoding uncharacterized protein LOC119594824 yields MIRRTSLTPLFRSFQSFFGRTYNNIPSPNECKNSGRCVINKKTRTSCKSCRLRKCLRVGMSKSGSRYGRRSNWFKIHYLMQNNSTATSSADDPVASEASTTTATTTSPGLISPSSESMTLSPDLKDFKDFKDFKLSPDFKLNSDFKSVLECKGLNSPSSSESHNSDSSLDLNEKSLFPPYSEHLYPKDLLALYNLPTLTPRLSPYYLDTLMQEARQRGVAAPVDGEDEPGDGGSPPARDFAPPPKFFKPNPSPTHDLKLPVREPPSLAQVRNLLPFRQSLLVRDILNSGRNPGHDLSPRGSPDLVTVGATAPQDLPIDLSVKNKSPSPPRPVSVGERAASSSPRGAQEGARESVKAQVNTADHRP; encoded by the exons ATGATAAGAAGGACCTCACTGACGCCCCTTTTCCGTTCGTTTCAGTCGTTCTTCGGGCGGACCTACAACAACATCCCTTCGCCCAACGAGTGCAAGAACAGCGGCCGTTGCGTCATCAACAAGAAGACGCGGACCTCGTGCAAAAGCTGCCGCCTGCGGAAGTGCCTGCGGGTGGGCATGTCGAAGAGCGGCTCCCGCTACGGCCGCCGCTCCAACTGGTTCAAGATCCACTACCTGATGCAGAACAACAGCACGGCCACGTCTTCGGCGGATGACCCCGTGGCGAGCGAGGCCTCCACGACCACGGCCACGACCACGTCCCCCGGCCTCATCAGCCCTTCGTCGGAGAGCATGACGCTCAGTCCGGACCTGAAGGACTTCAAGGACTTCAAGGACTTCAAGCTGAGCCCCGACTTCAAGCTGAACTCCGACTTCAAGTCCGTGCTGGAGTGCAAGGGCCTCAACTCGCCCTCGTCCTCGGAATCGCACAACTCCGACTCGTCGCTCGACCTGAACGAGAAGTCGCTGTTCCCGCCGTACTCCGAGCACCTGTACCCGAAGGACCTCCTGGCGCTGTACAACCTGCCCACGCTGACGCCCCGCCTCTCGCCCTAC TACTTGGACACCCTGATGCAGGAGGCCCGGCAGCGGGGGGTCGCCGCGCCCGTCGACGGCGAGGACGAGCCCGGCGACGGAGGCTCGCCGCCTGCCCGCGACTTCGCCCCGCCCCCGAAGTTCTTCAAGCCCAACCCTTCGCCGACTCACGACCTCAAGCTGCCGGTGAGGGAGCCCCCGAGCCTCGCTCAGGTCCGCAACCTGCTGCCCTTCCGCCAGAGCCTCCTGGTGCGGGACATCCTCAACTCGGGTCGCAATCCGGGCCACGACCTGTCGCCCAGAGGAAGCCCCGACCTGGTGACCGTCGGCGCCACGGCCCCCCAGGACCTCCCTATCGACCTCAGCGTCAAGAACAAGTCGCCGTCGCCGCCGAGGCCCGTGTCCGTCGGGGAGCGCGCGGCCTCCAGCTCGCCCCGGGGCGCGCAGGAGGGCGCCAGAGAGA GTGTAAAAGCACAAGTCAACACTGCGGATCATCGACCTTAG
- the LOC119594609 gene encoding macrophage mannose receptor 1-like (The sequence of the model RefSeq protein was modified relative to this genomic sequence to represent the inferred CDS: added 10 bases not found in genome assembly), whose translation MKRGTADNTAQYKTPPAAISTQQSLQYLRTVRLFPKCKMFLSLASAFALCSFIVASNGEPLLSFANFTSGDQYCPEGYSLVGSQCLIFVTFAEENHREAKQTCHSLSGELLAITTPTQFVHVVNHIYDYGYSGRQFWLDGSDAEMEGNWVTSSGQAVPRGTPFWAAFQDFQQPDNAHGREHCLEMESSEFFYLNDAVCEDKSNFICQYSPQRQDERDLTTTTQVPKAVHMEVYSSQCPLLYVEVGGLCLMFVTWAEETWHEAQQTCGDSSDLLAITDAEVLRAVYLYLHKENIADHSFWLGGSDSSEGNWVYTTGESIPMGTPFWGLYRGDSNVQEPQGGTRENCLMLHSGGSHYFRDVACSSRLNPLCVYNG comes from the exons GAACAGCTGATAACACAGCGCAGTATAAAACGCCCCCGGCAGCAATCTCCACACAACAATCCCTGCAATATCTGAG AACCGTTCGTTTGTTTCCAAAGTGCAAGATGTTTCTTTCTTTGGCTTCTGCTTTTGCCTTATGTTCATTCATAG TTGCGTCAAACGGTGAACCCCTTTTGAGTTTTGCCAACTTCACTTCGGGAGACCAATACTGTCCTGAAGGTTACTCGCTGGTGGGAAGCCAGTGCCTCATATTCGTCACCTTCGCAGAGGAAAATCACAGGGAAGCGAAACAGACGTGTCACTCTCTCTCGGGGGAACTGTTGGCCATTACTACGCCTACGCAGTTTGTGCACGTTGTAAACCATATCTATGATTACG GTTACAGTGGACGACAATTCTGGTTGGATGGCTCGGACGCTGAGATGGAAGGCAACTGGGTGACTTCCTCTGGCCAAGCGGTCCCTCGAGGAACTCCCTTCTGGGCGGCCTTCCAAGATTTCCAACAGCCTGATAACGCCCACGGAAGAGAGCATTGTCTAGAGATGGAGTCTTCCGAGTTCTTCTATCTGAACGATGCAGTTTGCGAAGACAAAAGCAACTTCATATGCCAGTACAGTCCTCAAAGGCAAG ATGAGCGAGACTTAACCACTACCACTCAAGTTCCAAAGGCAGTTCACATGGAGGTCTATAGTAGCCAGTGCCCATTACTCTACGTGGAGGTCGGAGGCCTTTGCCTGATGTTCGTCACGTGGGCGGAGGAGACCTGGCACGAGGCTCAGCAGACATGTGGAGACTCGAGCGACCTCCTGGCCATCACTGATGCTGAAGTTTTAAGAGCTGTGTACCTCTACTTGCACAAAGAAA ATATAGCAGATCACAGTTTCTGGTTGGGTGGTTCTGATTCAAGTGAAGGAAATTGGGTCTACACCACAGGAGAGTCTATCCCAATGG GCACACCTTTCTGGGGTCTATATCGTGGAGACAGCAACGTTCAGGAACCCCAAGGTGGCACTCGTGAGAACTGCCTCATGCTACATTCTGGAGGCTCTCATTATTTCCGGGACGTCGCTTGCTCCTCGAGACTGAACCCACTTTGTGTTTATAATGGATAA